TCGTGGGTGCGGAACTTCGTGACCAGCTCGCTCTTGCGTTCCTGATGCAACGACATGGGCTTCTTCCTGAATCCCGCTCCGGGGTGACCGCTCGTGCCGCCTGGGTCCGCGGAGGGGTACAGACCCGGCCTCATGGTCCTTCTAACGAGCGGGCCGCTTATAAGCTTCACCCCCTGGAGGGTCAACCTTCGCCGCCCGTCCGTCCGCCCTTCGGGGGCCGTGACAGTGCGAAGACGTACAACCGGCAGCCGCCCGGCATTCCGCCCCCGCCCGGGGACAGCTCCCGGGCGGACGCCTCGTCCAGGGCCACGTGCAGGTACAGGCCCCCCGGCTCGCCGCCGTCGCCCGCCAGCAGCTGCCGGGTGCGCGGGTACAGCCGCAGGAGCGCCTCCACCACGTCGCCAATGCCCGCCGCGGCGGGGACGCCCAGGGACAGCTCGCGCCGCCCGTCGAAGGCGCCCCGGAGGGCCGGGGCCACGCTCACGGAGATGTCATGGGTGCGGGTGGCCACTTCAGTTGAACACCCGCAGGTAGCGCAGCCGCCCGCCCACCACTTCCGCCATGGCGAGCAGCGCGTCATCCGGGCCCAGCACCCGCACGCGGCCCGGCACGGGGGCGACCTCCACGGGGACGCCGTGCAGGACGCGCCGCGCCTCGTCCGCGTTCACCCGGACGGCGGGCAGGTCCGTCAGCGAGTCCGCCAGCGACACCAGCCGCGCCTCCACGGCCTCGCGCGACAGGGACGCCAGGTCCCCCAGCGGCAGCGCGCGCGCCAGGGTGAAGGGGCCGCTCATCGTGCGCCGCAGCGCCTCCAGGTGCGCCCCGCAGCCGAGCGCGCGGCCCAGGTCGTACGCCAGCGTGCGCACGTAGAAGCCCTTGGTGCACCGCACCGACAGCGTCAGCCGGTCCGCGGAGAAGTCGCGCAGCACCAGCTCATGCACGGTGACGGTGCGGCTGGCCCGCTCCACCTCTTCACCGGCGCGCGCCAGTTCGTACAGCCGCTTCCCGGCCACCTTCACCGCCGAGTACATGGGCGGCACCTGTTCGAAGGTGCCCCGGAAGCGTGCGAGCACCGCCTCCAGCAGCGGGGCCGTCAGCGGGGGCACCGGGGCCTCCGCCGTCGGCTTGCCCTGGGCATCCTGGGTGTCCGTCTCCACGCCCAGCCGCACCACGGCGTCATAGGCCTTGTCGCCCTCCGTGATGATGCCGGCGACCTTGGTGGCCTCACCCAGGCACACCGGCAGCACGCCGGTGGCCATGGGGTCCAGCGTGCCCGTGTGGCCCGCCTTCTTCACCTTCAGCAGGCCGCGCACCTGGCGGACCACGTCGAAGGACGTGGGACCCAGGGGCTTGTCGATGACGAGAACGCCGTCCATGAAGCGGGGCCTACCAGCCTTCCTTGCCGCGCACCTCGCGCAGGAGCCGGTCGATCTTATCGCCCTCGCCCACCGAAGCGTCGAAGGCGAAGAAGATTTCCGGCGACACGCGCAGGTTGACCGCGGACGTCACCTCGCGGCGCACGAAGCCCTTGGCCGCCTCCAGGCCCTTCTGCGTGTCCGCCTTCTCCTGGTCCGTGCCCAGCATCGAATAGAACACCTTCGCCACCCGCAGGTCCGGCGACACCTTCACGCCGGTGATGGTGATGAAGCCGATGCGCGGGTCGCGCAACTCTCCCCGCGTCAGCAGGGCACCGATGGCCGCCTGGATTTCCTGCCCCACGCGCTCGGGTCGTGCATGCGTCGTCATTTCTTCTCCCAATCTCGCGGGTTGCGCAGCGCCCGGGCCTTCGCCCGCGCGTCGTCCAGCGTCAAGGTTCCACCTTCACCCGTGGGGCGGGACGTCCCGGGCCCGGGGCCCGCGCCCTCGTGCCGCTGGTCCCACGAGCCCAGCCCCTCCGCCTCCGCCAGCGAACGGTCGCTGCGCAGGAACCGGGCGATGGCCGCCTCCGAGTGCGCGTGCGCGTCCTCGGGGGACAGGTGGGCGTCCTCGTCCTCCGGCGCCGGCACCTTCGCCGGGGCGCGGAAGCCCGTGGGCTTCTTGTCGGAGTAGAGCGTGTCCCCGAAGGCGAGGATCTCCGTCTCCCGGGCCATCAGCGGTGCGACGTACATCTCTTCGATGAAGTGGATGATCTTCTCCAACTGCTCATCCACGTGCGGACGCTCGTTGCCCACGACGGCCAGGGCCACGGACGCCTTCTGCCAGAGGTCCTGGTCGTCCACTTCGGCGACGGCCACGTTGAAGCGGGCCTTCACCCGGTCCGTCACCCGGCGGAGCACCTGCCGCTTGGACTTCAGCGAGGCGCTCTCCGGAATCTGGAGGGTGAGGCGTGCGACACCGACGAACATAGAGGTCCCCCAGGCCGGCAGCGGCCCTGAGCGCTCCATCCCCGCCAGGGCCCCACCGACGCGTCGTCCATCCCCCGGGAAAGGTGGGGCCTTCCCCGGGGTCCGTCGAGTGCGCCTCTCCAGGATGACGAGAGGCGCTGTCTCTCCGGCTTACGAGAGGCTCTGCCGGGTCTCCTCGATCTCGTAGGCCTCGATGATGTCGCCGGCCTTGAGGTCGTTGAAGTTCTCGATGCCGATACCGCACTCGAAGCCCTGCGCGACTTCCTTCACGTCGTCCTTGAAGCGGCGCAGCGACGCCATCTTCCCGGAGAAGAGCTGCTTGTTCTCGCGCATGAGGCGCACGAACGAGCCGCGCTTCATCACGCCGTCCAGGACGGCCGCGCCAGCGATGGTGCCCAGCTTCGGCACGTTGAAGGTGTTGCGCACCTCCGCACGGCCCAGCTTGCGCTCGGTGCGGATGGGCTCCAGGAGGTTCTCCATCTCCAAGCGCACACCGTCGATGAGCTCGTAGATGATGGAGTAGCTCTGCAGCGTCACCTGCTGCGCCTTGGCCGCGGCCTCCGAGCCCGACTCCGGCTTCACGTTGAAGCCCAGCACGACGCCCTTGGAAGCGGCGGCGCGCATGACGTCGGTCTCCGTGATGGCGCCCACGCCCGCGTCGATGATGACCACCCGCACCTTGTGCGTGGTGAGCTTCTCGACCGCCTGGCGCACGGCCTCCGCGGAGCCCTGCACGTCCGCCTTGATGATGACGCGCAGCTCCTTGGGCCCGCCGCCCGCCTTCGTCTTGGCGAAGAGCTGGTCCAGGGACTCGCGGCTGACCTTGCTGAGCTCCGCCTGCCGCTCCTTCATGCCGCGGTGGTCGGCGATCTGCTTGGCCGCCTTCTCGTCGGAGACGACGTTGATGGCGTCACCCGCGGTGGGCACGCCGGACAGGCCGACGACCTCCGCGCAGTAGCCCGGCTTCACTTCCTTCACTGCCTCGCCGCGGCTGTTGTTCATGGCGCGGACGCGGCCGTAGTGCGTGCCGGTGACGATGGCGTCGCCCAGCTTGAGCGTGCCCTCCTGCACCAGCACCGTGGCCACGGGACCGCGGCCACGCTCCAGCTTCGCTTCCACGATGGC
This genomic stretch from Corallococcus caeni harbors:
- a CDS encoding DUF503 domain-containing protein, producing the protein MFVGVARLTLQIPESASLKSKRQVLRRVTDRVKARFNVAVAEVDDQDLWQKASVALAVVGNERPHVDEQLEKIIHFIEEMYVAPLMARETEILAFGDTLYSDKKPTGFRAPAKVPAPEDEDAHLSPEDAHAHSEAAIARFLRSDRSLAEAEGLGSWDQRHEGAGPGPGTSRPTGEGGTLTLDDARAKARALRNPRDWEKK
- the truB gene encoding tRNA pseudouridine(55) synthase TruB, encoding MDGVLVIDKPLGPTSFDVVRQVRGLLKVKKAGHTGTLDPMATGVLPVCLGEATKVAGIITEGDKAYDAVVRLGVETDTQDAQGKPTAEAPVPPLTAPLLEAVLARFRGTFEQVPPMYSAVKVAGKRLYELARAGEEVERASRTVTVHELVLRDFSADRLTLSVRCTKGFYVRTLAYDLGRALGCGAHLEALRRTMSGPFTLARALPLGDLASLSREAVEARLVSLADSLTDLPAVRVNADEARRVLHGVPVEVAPVPGRVRVLGPDDALLAMAEVVGGRLRYLRVFN
- the rbfA gene encoding 30S ribosome-binding factor RbfA, whose protein sequence is MTTHARPERVGQEIQAAIGALLTRGELRDPRIGFITITGVKVSPDLRVAKVFYSMLGTDQEKADTQKGLEAAKGFVRREVTSAVNLRVSPEIFFAFDASVGEGDKIDRLLREVRGKEGW